One genomic window of Psychrobacillus sp. INOP01 includes the following:
- a CDS encoding HAMP domain-containing sensor histidine kinase, translating to MEITMNFIFNLSLLAALQLLGFAWINGENNKIPAKIIFGVYLVCSLIICFAFSYPLQEELHLDLRYVPFIIGILYVGLSPLLTVITIALHAIFIGIDLGFWTSCIFSSFCGLLLWKISPWFLGQPSRKRIQLLVQISLCISLVKIVFFNILHVDYQLLDVWFAELFIQSIGIGILAFLMEEVNKSIQLKNYLLETKKYKAIEQMGATISHEIRNPLTAAIGFVQLLQSQSTSLETQTQYLSIIRNELKSAERVVENYLALAKQEKDALQPIHVELELYNVLKLLVPSAKANKVYINQYFSESHIIQANQQKFHQCFINLIKNAIESMPNGGVLLLEVNTDYKQVRIRIQDNGIGMTPEQVSHLGEPYFSTKGDKGTGLGMLVVFNFIKEMNGTIHVESELGKGTTFEIMFGASKANNSELDIIENRNLVSI from the coding sequence ATGGAAATAACTATGAATTTCATATTCAATCTTTCCTTGTTAGCTGCTCTCCAATTATTAGGATTTGCTTGGATTAATGGAGAAAATAACAAAATACCCGCTAAAATAATATTTGGCGTTTATTTAGTTTGTAGTCTAATCATTTGTTTTGCTTTTAGTTACCCGCTACAAGAAGAACTCCATTTAGACTTGCGATATGTTCCTTTTATAATTGGCATTCTTTATGTAGGACTTAGTCCACTTTTAACTGTAATTACAATAGCTTTACACGCTATTTTCATTGGTATTGACCTAGGATTCTGGACGTCTTGTATATTCAGTTCGTTTTGTGGACTATTATTATGGAAAATATCACCTTGGTTTTTAGGGCAACCATCCAGAAAACGTATTCAACTATTAGTGCAAATTTCTTTATGCATAAGCTTAGTAAAGATAGTTTTTTTTAATATACTACATGTAGACTATCAGCTTCTAGATGTTTGGTTTGCAGAACTATTCATCCAATCTATAGGCATTGGGATACTTGCTTTTTTAATGGAAGAGGTTAATAAAAGTATTCAATTGAAAAATTATCTGTTAGAAACAAAAAAATACAAGGCTATAGAACAAATGGGAGCAACTATTTCACATGAAATCAGGAATCCTTTAACCGCAGCCATTGGATTTGTTCAACTTTTACAGTCACAATCTACTTCTTTAGAAACCCAAACCCAATACTTATCAATCATCCGAAATGAACTTAAATCAGCTGAGAGAGTTGTGGAAAATTATTTAGCCTTAGCAAAACAAGAAAAAGATGCATTACAGCCCATCCATGTAGAGCTTGAACTTTATAATGTCCTAAAACTATTAGTGCCATCAGCCAAGGCGAACAAGGTTTATATAAATCAGTATTTTTCCGAATCACATATTATTCAAGCCAATCAACAAAAGTTTCATCAGTGTTTTATTAATTTGATCAAAAATGCAATTGAATCAATGCCAAATGGGGGAGTGTTACTTTTAGAGGTTAATACCGATTATAAACAAGTCCGTATTCGCATTCAGGATAATGGTATTGGTATGACACCAGAACAAGTTTCACATCTTGGGGAACCTTATTTTTCTACAAAAGGAGACAAAGGTACTGGACTCGGAATGTTGGTAGTATTCAATTTTATCAAAGAGATGAACGGAACTATTCATGTAGAAAGTGAATTAGGTAAGGGAACTACTTTTGAAATTATGTTCGGTGCTTCTAAGGCTAATAATTCTGAGCTAGATATAATAGAAAACAGAAACTTAGTATC
- a CDS encoding YecA family protein — translation MVGRNDPCPCGSGKKYKKCCESKQTDSIEEVQTEELERILQSFYDLYPERKDMEEYADLVSAWSKKIGDYLDIEMIEAIVMDEFFFHYKQEIWLGYLEKQKKKTVRPSTLNVLSQWQNPSVFVGKVVEVDDHYMTVSHVLTKESILLRRESDKPVPVGVHVYCFILPDGSNKENQYLAISSLVFFPVDHQEVFDKIEKQFEKQETLSASAFLKETGATLWKLLGENGYEGGEYTHFEVGVLQVAIDFLEKNNREYGKFIEIVEDYLVEQQPNARKEVAIAAGAIRFGQENGLFEPFNMTIKEIAETFEVSTASLNKYYNDLTEYYKGK, via the coding sequence ATGGTAGGTCGAAATGATCCTTGTCCATGTGGTAGTGGAAAAAAATACAAAAAGTGCTGCGAGTCAAAGCAGACTGATTCAATAGAAGAGGTACAAACAGAGGAACTGGAACGAATATTGCAATCTTTTTATGACCTCTATCCAGAGCGTAAAGATATGGAAGAATATGCGGATCTTGTGAGTGCTTGGAGCAAAAAGATAGGTGACTATTTAGACATAGAAATGATTGAAGCTATCGTAATGGATGAGTTCTTTTTCCATTATAAACAGGAGATATGGTTAGGCTATCTTGAAAAGCAAAAGAAAAAAACGGTACGACCTTCTACATTAAATGTTTTGAGTCAATGGCAAAATCCATCGGTTTTTGTTGGGAAAGTGGTAGAAGTAGATGATCACTATATGACTGTTTCCCACGTACTCACGAAAGAGAGCATTTTGCTTAGACGAGAAAGTGATAAGCCTGTGCCTGTTGGAGTTCATGTATACTGTTTCATCTTGCCAGATGGCTCTAACAAAGAAAATCAGTATTTAGCTATTTCTAGTTTAGTATTCTTCCCGGTTGATCATCAGGAAGTTTTTGATAAAATAGAAAAACAATTTGAAAAACAAGAGACCCTATCAGCTTCAGCCTTTTTAAAGGAAACGGGAGCAACCTTATGGAAATTGCTTGGAGAAAATGGCTATGAAGGCGGAGAGTATACACACTTTGAAGTCGGAGTATTACAAGTAGCGATAGATTTCTTAGAGAAAAACAATCGTGAATATGGCAAGTTTATAGAGATAGTGGAAGATTATTTAGTGGAGCAACAGCCAAATGCACGCAAGGAAGTTGCGATTGCAGCCGGAGCCATTCGATTTGGTCAAGAAAATGGATTATTTGAACCTTTTAATATGACTATAAAAGAAATTGCAGAGACTTTTGAAGTTTCCACCGCTTCTTTAAATAAGTATTACAATGATTTAACAGAGTATTACAAAGGAAAATAG
- a CDS encoding methyl-accepting chemotaxis protein yields MKKTKSISKKLSAIIVGLFLVLFLIYSTVTSTILYNQSMKDAESSTMVDAKLAASLIGDRFQKVSEMLYTTKNVIELSERNNRLLGEELVQILQTNLENNDDVFGVSLLLESGVIEGETLPSNLKDSSDRFIPYLFKSGTSIVTEKLMNYDDKDVAWYNVPKNEKRAILTEPYMYELAGESVPMTTIAVPLLTNEGTFFGVITADLTIDFLGEVVTTIAPPGGYASVITNEGILIVNSINDKMNGSNMEDAIDWSGVKKDLDSGHEGSLYVDSKSLKEQAFNAFAPMVLEGTDETWSIQLVLPKSKILDTFSQILFVNIIGAIIMVILMAAVSVWFIFRQLRPLKFLRESIELAATGDLTRKVDDVYIKPDEIGAVASAYNNMLVKTNDAIHTVLGSSTLLYKTSNSVHEVFDEVVASSEEVSIATNEIAQGAAKQSEDTEETNHLMMQLSDQIESLITISAQMDELSLKTKVSTEDGIKEVIRLREQNTQTNEINSKVQTQIETLTLNIGNINQVIGSIQGITEQTNLLALNASIEAARAGEHGKGFAVVAEEVRKLAEQSKRETEVIKQIVQGIMLESKQTVSIITENVEMMQAQNQSVRSTEVAFNNNKALTADIELAINQLVDELSSMLENKNNAIMAIQNISAISEETAASAEQVSASANDQQTELERVGNSITHMNTIAEELQEVVNRFKL; encoded by the coding sequence ATGAAAAAAACTAAGAGTATTTCGAAAAAATTGTCTGCTATAATAGTAGGACTATTTTTAGTGTTATTTCTAATATATTCAACAGTGACAAGTACTATTTTATATAACCAAAGTATGAAAGATGCTGAGAGCTCGACAATGGTGGATGCCAAACTTGCGGCCTCTTTAATAGGTGATCGCTTTCAAAAAGTAAGTGAAATGTTATATACAACGAAAAATGTAATAGAACTATCGGAAAGAAACAACCGGCTTTTGGGAGAAGAATTAGTGCAAATTCTACAAACAAATTTAGAGAATAACGATGACGTTTTTGGTGTCTCATTACTATTAGAGAGCGGTGTGATAGAAGGCGAAACATTACCAAGTAATCTTAAGGATAGTTCCGATCGATTTATTCCCTATCTATTTAAAAGTGGAACATCTATTGTGACGGAGAAACTTATGAATTATGACGACAAAGATGTAGCTTGGTACAATGTTCCTAAAAATGAAAAACGAGCTATTTTGACAGAGCCATATATGTACGAATTAGCAGGAGAGTCAGTCCCCATGACTACTATAGCAGTGCCTTTATTAACAAATGAGGGGACTTTCTTCGGTGTTATCACAGCTGACTTAACAATCGACTTTTTAGGAGAGGTAGTTACAACGATTGCTCCTCCAGGTGGCTATGCCAGTGTTATTACAAATGAAGGTATATTAATAGTAAATAGTATTAATGACAAGATGAATGGGTCCAATATGGAAGATGCAATAGATTGGTCAGGAGTAAAGAAGGATCTAGATAGTGGACATGAAGGAAGTTTGTACGTGGATTCAAAATCATTAAAGGAACAAGCATTTAATGCATTTGCTCCAATGGTTCTAGAAGGTACAGATGAAACTTGGTCCATTCAATTGGTTTTACCAAAGTCCAAAATACTAGATACATTCAGCCAAATATTATTTGTAAATATTATAGGTGCCATTATTATGGTGATATTGATGGCGGCGGTGTCCGTCTGGTTTATCTTTAGACAATTAAGGCCATTGAAATTTTTACGAGAATCTATTGAACTTGCTGCTACTGGGGATTTAACAAGAAAAGTTGACGATGTATATATTAAACCAGATGAAATAGGAGCTGTTGCATCTGCTTATAATAATATGCTAGTTAAAACGAACGATGCAATACACACTGTTTTAGGTTCTTCTACACTTTTGTATAAAACTTCTAATAGTGTACATGAGGTGTTTGATGAAGTAGTAGCATCTAGCGAAGAGGTTTCTATAGCAACTAATGAGATTGCGCAAGGAGCGGCTAAGCAATCAGAAGATACAGAAGAAACAAATCATCTTATGATGCAGTTATCAGATCAAATTGAATCATTAATAACGATTTCTGCTCAAATGGATGAGTTATCTTTGAAAACTAAAGTATCAACTGAAGACGGCATAAAAGAAGTAATTAGACTACGAGAACAGAATACACAGACAAACGAAATTAATAGTAAGGTGCAAACGCAAATAGAAACATTGACATTGAATATTGGCAATATCAATCAAGTGATTGGATCTATTCAAGGTATAACAGAGCAAACGAATCTGCTAGCTTTAAATGCAAGTATAGAAGCGGCTCGTGCTGGTGAACACGGGAAAGGGTTTGCGGTAGTTGCAGAGGAAGTTAGAAAACTTGCAGAACAATCGAAGCGAGAAACAGAAGTGATTAAACAGATTGTGCAAGGAATCATGCTAGAATCTAAGCAAACAGTTTCGATCATTACTGAAAATGTGGAAATGATGCAAGCACAAAATCAATCAGTGCGTAGCACGGAAGTAGCATTTAATAATAATAAAGCATTAACTGCAGATATTGAGTTAGCAATCAATCAATTAGTAGACGAATTAAGTAGTATGTTAGAGAACAAAAATAATGCCATTATGGCAATACAAAATATATCAGCTATATCGGAAGAAACTGCAGCTTCAGCAGAACAAGTTAGTGCGTCTGCAAATGATCAACAAACTGAGTTAGAAAGGGTAGGAAACTCTATAACTCATATGAATACTATTGCCGAAGAATTACAAGAGGTAGTAAATCGATTTAAATTATAA
- a CDS encoding YusW family protein — protein sequence MRIKKYPLLSSAIISSALLLGACGDKEEVTKTPDKDTAQSEFGFQSFELDIDTADQKDAIDASFDIDISETEAEYVNQLESINLTGDDAYAELEPIFKDLALTKDMSKEEVIEKVTQAFGVEEYTEFELEVEFSDGDTQEFTDRK from the coding sequence ATGAGAATAAAAAAATATCCATTACTTAGTAGTGCTATTATCTCATCTGCCCTATTATTAGGGGCTTGTGGAGATAAGGAAGAAGTGACCAAAACACCTGATAAAGATACAGCTCAAAGTGAATTTGGTTTTCAGTCATTTGAATTGGATATAGATACGGCAGATCAAAAGGATGCAATTGATGCTTCTTTTGATATTGATATATCAGAAACAGAGGCCGAGTACGTTAACCAATTAGAATCCATAAACCTTACTGGCGATGATGCCTATGCAGAGTTGGAGCCTATCTTTAAAGATCTTGCTTTAACAAAAGATATGAGTAAGGAAGAAGTGATAGAAAAAGTTACTCAAGCATTTGGAGTAGAGGAGTATACTGAATTCGAGTTAGAAGTAGAATTCTCGGACGGAGATACGCAAGAATTTACTGACAGAAAATAA
- a CDS encoding general stress protein translates to MNIESNRRIEFARTEEEMYEKLEGLQNQGYAESDIHVISTENAHLNTLSRHSEVSTHEAGTFMDKFKSWFTGEDAVAEGLRKLDLSEEERTRYAEEVARGSIVLYTDVLTFNDEPMYGSHENEFDQEYTDTVGTDMVQNRFMENEEPISDYAKEQGLTPSNNKFVNETDGRFDEPQDRFARGETFATDPYLAREEDHIGHSMQEDRVVRETRPKIEGNVTMEEKTYGTQSPGADPNLGPAAYASETVDEEEERFSHDQYEEKLEFQKKLDDIPPTNRLY, encoded by the coding sequence ATGAACATTGAATCGAATAGACGAATTGAATTTGCTCGTACGGAAGAAGAAATGTATGAAAAATTGGAGGGCCTACAAAATCAAGGTTATGCAGAAAGTGATATACATGTAATTTCAACTGAAAATGCACATTTAAATACACTTAGTCGTCATTCAGAAGTTTCTACACATGAAGCTGGAACATTTATGGACAAGTTCAAATCCTGGTTTACTGGTGAAGATGCAGTAGCAGAAGGATTAAGAAAATTAGATTTAAGTGAAGAGGAAAGAACAAGATATGCGGAGGAAGTAGCAAGAGGAAGTATTGTCCTCTACACAGATGTCCTGACGTTTAACGATGAACCGATGTACGGTTCTCATGAAAATGAATTTGATCAAGAGTATACAGATACGGTTGGTACAGATATGGTACAAAATCGTTTTATGGAAAACGAAGAACCGATTAGTGACTATGCTAAGGAGCAAGGATTAACACCATCTAATAATAAGTTCGTAAATGAAACAGATGGACGCTTTGATGAACCTCAGGATCGCTTCGCACGTGGAGAGACCTTTGCAACTGATCCATACTTAGCTCGAGAAGAGGATCATATTGGACACTCTATGCAGGAAGACAGGGTGGTTAGAGAAACTCGTCCAAAGATTGAGGGAAATGTTACGATGGAAGAAAAAACATACGGCACGCAATCTCCGGGAGCCGATCCGAATCTAGGTCCAGCAGCATATGCGAGCGAAACAGTAGATGAAGAAGAGGAAAGATTCTCTCATGATCAGTATGAAGAGAAATTGGAATTTCAAAAGAAATTAGATGATATTCCTCCTACTAATCGACTATATTAA